TTTCTAAAGTTTCCAAAAGGCTTGTTGTCTCCTCACATCCTGCTTTACCTCTTTCATACTTCTCTTTCACATCTTTCAGGGTCTTCTGAACTTTCCTTGTCTTTGTCACATAGATCCACTTTTCTTTCACATGATCTGATACAGGACACTTCCTGGTACATGAAGTGCAGCGGCCACCTTTCATGACCTGACAGTGTTCAGGATACCAGGCCAGTGTGCATCCAGGATAGTGACAGTTCTCCTCACAGACTGTACAGCAGACAGCTCCTTCATAAAACACCAACCCCCACATCCCACCGCTGatatcttctttttctttgtagaCCTCATCAACTTCTACAGTGAACTTctcatttctcttcttctcttcttcatgTTTCTTCAGAgcttcctgagtctgttggttttctctctgttttagtTCAGTGAACTCAAATCTCTCTTTCAGGTTTTGGATGCAGGCTGTCAGTCTGATTCGTGAATCCAACACTTCAATAGTTTTCATCAGATTCTGAGGTGCAGTTTTTTCCAGAAACTCTGTGAACTGTCTCATTCctcttgttgttattttatctgCATGATGAAGTTCTTCTGTGTCCTCTGTTCTGTCTTCATCCAGACAGTTAttaaacaggaagtaaacaggctgattcttttcatttctggCACATTTCATTTTTGCATCTCCGAGAGCTTTCAGAACATTTTCAGGTGTCAGACCATCTGAGTGTGTGATGAGAGCAACAATGTTCTTCTCCATGTCTTTTCCAAACAGAGACACCACTGAATCAAAGATGTACCTCAGTCGGTCATTCAGTCGATTCACACTCGCTTTCAGCACCAGACCCACTGCATTAATCTCATGAACTCCGTCCTCTGAGCGGAACCAGTCTAATAATCTCTGACTGATGATGTCATTCTGTTCAGTCCCTCTGGTGTCTCCGTATCCAGGAGTATCGATGATGGTCAGAGAGTAGGGCAGAGTTTCACCTTCAAAACCAAAGATCTGGTACACCATCACATCTGATGTCTGACTCTCTGATTCACCTTCCTCCTCGTCCTCTACGATCTTAAACCAGACATCGTCCTCCCACTTCACTCCCATGGCGTAGTTGACCAGAGCGTTGACCAGAGTAGATTTTCCTGTTCCTGTTTCACCCACAAGCAAGATGGTTTTGTTTATCTTGTTCACATTTCTTTCTCCAAGAGTCATTCTTCTTAGAGATCCAATGTTCTCTTTCTTTGGTGTCAGCTGGTAGACAGCAGGAGGTCCTGATCGGATCAGATCACTTCTGGAAATGATTTCTTCATATTTGGATGAGCTGTTCCTGAAGAAAAGTAAAGACATGAGATCACAAACTACTGAACATagaatgaaattaataaatcctCCCCTAACCCCTTCCCCACTTCACAGTAAAGCAGTTTAGTGTCTTTTTAACAGCAATAATTCTCCTTTATTATCTGGCAGCTGTGCATTAATTCCTGCTGTTTGTTGTTCTAAATTGTTACACAGCCTCTGATATGAGTTCAGTTTATCATCCAAAAGTATCAGCCTCATCAAcaaataactaataaataataataataaatgtttcacCAAACACACAACTAGCCAGACTCCACACATACACGTGCCTGAACACTATCTGTACATAGGTTGATTAATAAAGCAGTAATGTTATGTAACGTAATAGACTATAAAGCCCATTTGATCCTGAAACTCTTTCACAGCTCCATTTATAAGCTCACCACAGGTGATCACTCTACAACTTCATACCTAA
The sequence above is drawn from the Micropterus dolomieu isolate WLL.071019.BEF.003 ecotype Adirondacks unplaced genomic scaffold, ASM2129224v1 contig_2352, whole genome shotgun sequence genome and encodes:
- the LOC123964430 gene encoding septin-1-like, whose translation is NSSSKYEEIISRSDLIRSGPPAVYQLTPKKENIGSLRRMTLGERNVNKINKTILLVGETGTGKSTLVNALVNYAMGVKWEDDVWFKIVEDEEEGESESQTSDVMVYQIFGFEGETLPYSLTIIDTPGYGDTRGTEQNDIISQRLLDWFRSEDGVHEINAVGLVLKASVNRLNDRLRYIFDSVVSLFGKDMEKNIVALITHSDGLTPENVLKALGDAKMKCARNEKNQPVYFLFNNCLDEDRTEDTEELHHADKITTRGMRQFTEFLEKTAPQNLMKTIEVLDSRIRLTACIQNLKERFEFTELKQRENQQTQEALKKHEEEKKRNEKFTVEVDEVYKEKEDISGGMWGLVFYEGAVCCTVCEENCHYPGCTLAWYPEHCQVMKGGRCTSCTRKCPVSDHVKEKWIYVTKTRKVQKTLKDVKEKYERGKAGCEETTSLLETLEKKMEELQKEKDQMLEKSFKHVVRLDQIALNADSLSTH